A window of Aequoribacter fuscus genomic DNA:
ACATCCTAGTTGATCAAACATGTACTCAAATGCTTGCAGTCTTGGCTTGTAGGCTTGTGCTTGTTGAGCGGTATATACATGCTCAAAAGGTGCAATTAATTTGTCGACGTTGGATTGAATTTGATCATCAGATGCGTTTGATAGAATCACAAGTGGGATTTCTTTGGCGATTTTTGTGAGCGGTTCGGGAACGTCAGCGTGAGGCCCCCAGGTCGGAACCGCTTCGTAAATACTCAGTGCTTCGCTTTCTCGAAATTCAATATTCCATTTTTTACAAGTGCGCTCTACGGCATTGTGAATAACTTCTTTGTAGGGCTTCCATGCGCCCAAAACCTCATCTAATCGATAGGCAGCGAAATCCGCTACGAGCTGAGGCATATCTTCTTGGCTAACTCGGTCAGGGAAATATTCTCGGGCCATGTCAGCCATGCGGAATCGTATCAAGGTGCCGTAGCAGTCGAAAGTAATATATTTAGGTTTAAAAATACTCACGTGGATCTCCCAATGATTTTGAATAGTGTGTACCTCATCGACACCAATTAGAACATTGAAGGAAAAAAAATAAAGCCAATGTCGCGCAGCGGCATGGCGCAATATTCTGTTTTTGATTCAGAATCGGCAGACTTTGCCGCGCTAAAAATTTGAGAAACATAAGCTCTTTATTTGCCGGTTAAGGTGGTGGGCGCAGTCGGCATAAAATGCTGTTGTTACCAGTAAAACAAAATTTCAGAGGCGTGCTTTCAGCTACATACAGAAGCACACACTTTTCGCGTCTTATATTATGAATGCATAACTTGGGGTGAGCTTTATTGTTCGCCGCTCGACATTTAATCAAGGTCCAAGCTGTTTGGTAGGGCTACTATAAGGATAAAGGCGCACTGATGTTTGAAGATAGTTTGCAAGAGCTCGATCGTCGTCACTTGATACACCCCGTATCAAACTTTAGAGAACACCAGAAAAAAGGCGTCACGGTGTTAAAGTCAGCTGATGGCGTGTGGTTAACCGACATAAAAGGCAACCGATTGCTTGATGCTTTTGCGGGCTTGTGGTGTGTAAATGTCGGTTACGGTCAACAATCGATTGTTGACGTAGCGGCAAAACAAATGTCCGAGCTGCCGTACGCAACGGGTTACTTTGGGTTTGGATCGGTGCCTGCAATTGAATTGGCTGCCAAGCTTGTGGAGCTAACCCCGAGCTCCCTAGAACACGTGTATTTCACGTTGGGTGGGTCAGATGCGGTCGAGTCCGCGATAAGGTATATCACTTATTACCACGAGGCGACGGGGCAACATCAGAAGAAGCACTACATTGCTTTGGATCGTGGCTACCATGGATCGCTTACTACCGGAGCTGGATTGACAGCCTTGCGTGTTTTTCATGAAAATTTCCGAGTGCCGTTGCCAACCCAGCACCATATATCGTGTCCTTATTTGTATCGCAGTCCGTTCCAGAATGATCCGGACGGATTAATTGCCGCTTCCGTGAAGGAATTAACTGACAAGGTTGAGTCTTTAGGCGCAGAAAATGTGGCGGCATTCTTTTGCGAGCCGGTGGTGGGTTCGGGGGGGGTGATAGTTCCACCTAAAGGATGGCTCAAAGCAATGGAAAACACATGTCGATCTCTGGGCATTTTATTCGTTGTCGATGAAGTGATTACGGGGTTAGGAAGGACTGGGCCGTTGTTTGCGTGTGAATCGGAAGATGTAAAGCCTGACTTGTTAACAATGGCAAAAGGGTTGACTTCAGGTTATGTGCCTATGGGGGCAGTAATGATGTCCGACCGTATTTATAGTGGCATAGCCGATGGACCACGGGTCTCATCAATCGTTGGGCACGGGCAAACATATTCAGCACATCCCGTGAGCGCAGCCGTTGGTTTGGAAGTTATACGGCTCTATACCGAAGGTGGCATTTTGGCCAATGCTCAATCCGTAGCGCCCTATTTTGAAGCAGGTTTGACGGCATTAAAAGATCACCCGTTGGTTGGTGATACTCGACAAAAAGGTCTGTTGGGTGCAGTTGAATTAGTGGCTGATAAAGAGACTAAGCGACCTTTCGATCCAGCTTTAAAATTGTCAGAGCGAATAGGGAGCATCGGGTATGAAAATGGTCTCGTATTCAGGGCCTTTAGCGATAATATTCTAGGCTTTGCCCCCGCGTTAACATATACCGCTCGAAATTTTGAAGAGCTTTTCCAGCGCTTGCAAAAAACTTTGGATCATGTTCATGACTTGGCGGCTGTTCGGATGGCCATGGGGGGGTGAATATGAGCGATCTTTCGTCTTTCAAAATTGCCGTAATTCCCGGTGATGGTATTGGCCAAGAAGTGATGCCTGAAGGGCTCAAAATCATTGAGCTTGCTGCCAATAGTGTTGGGATAACACTTGAGTTGATGCAGTTAGATTGGGCGTGTGCCGACTATTATCTGGCTCATGGAGTGATGTTGCCGGAAGATTGGAAAAAACAACTCGATGGTGTTGATGCCATATATTTTGGTGCCGTAGGTTGGCCGGAGGTGGTTCCGGATCACATTTCCCTATGGGATTCGTTGCTGCAATTTCGCAGAGAGTTTGATCAATACATTAATCTACGCCCTGTCAGAACATTTGCCGGCGTGCCTTTTCCTTTGGCTGGAAAAGCCCCCGGAGATATTCAGTACTCAATTGTTAGGGAAAATACGGAGGGCGAATACTCTTCTGTAGGCGGGGTGATGTTTGCTAATACTGATCGAGAGGTTGTGGTGCAACAGTCTGTTTTTACGCGGCACGGAGCAGATCGTGTTCTCAAATATGCGTACGAGTTGGCCGCTAGCTCTGCACCAGATAGCCGTCGTCTGACCGTCGCTACCAAAAGTAACGGTATGGCCATCAGTATGCCTTGGTGGGATGAGCGCGCCAAAGCGATGTCGAACAATTATCCCGATGTGGTTTGGGATAAGCAGCATATTGATATCTTGTGTGCCAGATTGGTATTGCAGCCTGAACGGTTCGACGTGATTGTGGCCACTAATTTATTTGGCGACATTTTATCTGATCTCGGTCCCGCTACCACCGGAACTATTGGGATTGCACCTTCAGCAAACCTCAACCCCGAGCGCGTGTTTCCCTCTTTGTTTGAGCCGGTACATGGGTCGGCACCCGACATTGCCGGTAAAGGCATTGCTAATCCTGTGGGGATGATTTGGTCTGGCGCTATGATGCTGGACTTTTTGACTCAAGGCGATAGTAGGGGTCGACAGGCGCATGATGTTATTTTGAAAGCAATCGAAATGGTGTTAGCCAATGGGCCCAGAACACCTGATTTGGGTGGTGATGCTTCGACGAAAGAGATGGGTGATGCGATCGCTGCGCTCGTTAGCGCTTCCTTTTAAAGTTTGTTTGTGAGGTGTTTATGTCCAGTTCGATTGAGCTGTGTGTAAGTCAAAGCTCGTGGTTGTCTCCTCTCAATTACATTGATGGCAATTGGCTGCCCGCAGCCTCAGCTGACTATATAGAGGTGTTTAATCCGGCGACGGGTGCCGTTGTTGCGGTGGTGCCTGACAGCTCGGATGACGATTCGTTGTTAGCCCTTGATGCGGCCTATGCTGCATTTCAGGATTGGCGAAAAACCGATGTGCGTACACGTTCGAATTTGCTTCGTGAATGGCATCGACTGATCGTTGAAAATACAGAAGACTTGGCAATGCTCATGTCCTTAGAGCAAGGAAAACCCTTAGCGGAAGCTAGAGGTGAGGTGGCTTATGGAGCCTCTTACGTACTTTGGTACGCAGAA
This region includes:
- a CDS encoding haloacid dehalogenase type II, which encodes MSIFKPKYITFDCYGTLIRFRMADMAREYFPDRVSQEDMPQLVADFAAYRLDEVLGAWKPYKEVIHNAVERTCKKWNIEFRESEALSIYEAVPTWGPHADVPEPLTKIAKEIPLVILSNASDDQIQSNVDKLIAPFEHVYTAQQAQAYKPRLQAFEYMFDQLGCNPEDVLHVSSSLRYDLMSAHDIGIKNTVFVDRGHGPSSSYYDYHVISDISGLPAIVGM
- a CDS encoding aminotransferase class III-fold pyridoxal phosphate-dependent enzyme is translated as MFEDSLQELDRRHLIHPVSNFREHQKKGVTVLKSADGVWLTDIKGNRLLDAFAGLWCVNVGYGQQSIVDVAAKQMSELPYATGYFGFGSVPAIELAAKLVELTPSSLEHVYFTLGGSDAVESAIRYITYYHEATGQHQKKHYIALDRGYHGSLTTGAGLTALRVFHENFRVPLPTQHHISCPYLYRSPFQNDPDGLIAASVKELTDKVESLGAENVAAFFCEPVVGSGGVIVPPKGWLKAMENTCRSLGILFVVDEVITGLGRTGPLFACESEDVKPDLLTMAKGLTSGYVPMGAVMMSDRIYSGIADGPRVSSIVGHGQTYSAHPVSAAVGLEVIRLYTEGGILANAQSVAPYFEAGLTALKDHPLVGDTRQKGLLGAVELVADKETKRPFDPALKLSERIGSIGYENGLVFRAFSDNILGFAPALTYTARNFEELFQRLQKTLDHVHDLAAVRMAMGG
- a CDS encoding tartrate dehydrogenase; translation: MSDLSSFKIAVIPGDGIGQEVMPEGLKIIELAANSVGITLELMQLDWACADYYLAHGVMLPEDWKKQLDGVDAIYFGAVGWPEVVPDHISLWDSLLQFRREFDQYINLRPVRTFAGVPFPLAGKAPGDIQYSIVRENTEGEYSSVGGVMFANTDREVVVQQSVFTRHGADRVLKYAYELAASSAPDSRRLTVATKSNGMAISMPWWDERAKAMSNNYPDVVWDKQHIDILCARLVLQPERFDVIVATNLFGDILSDLGPATTGTIGIAPSANLNPERVFPSLFEPVHGSAPDIAGKGIANPVGMIWSGAMMLDFLTQGDSRGRQAHDVILKAIEMVLANGPRTPDLGGDASTKEMGDAIAALVSASF